In Lentilitoribacter sp. Alg239-R112, the following proteins share a genomic window:
- a CDS encoding glutathione S-transferase family protein, producing MSDFTLYIGNKNYSSWSFRPWIGLKVAGIEFEEKLVPFEMAAGNPKFKEFSPTGKVPVLVDGDLVVAESLAILDHVARKFPEKNLWPSDERVRTLAMAASCEMLGGFSAIRNQCPMNLRRPIKRLEQDAALAKDVARIETLWIENLNKFGGDFLFGKFSIADAMFAPVVNRLEVYALTSNVQIRAYMERVKSLAAWQEWEAAGIKEPWIVEEDEA from the coding sequence ATGTCTGATTTTACACTTTATATAGGTAACAAAAACTATTCATCATGGTCATTTAGACCGTGGATCGGCCTTAAAGTTGCTGGTATTGAATTTGAAGAAAAACTTGTTCCGTTTGAAATGGCAGCGGGAAACCCCAAGTTTAAAGAATTCTCACCAACGGGGAAGGTTCCCGTTCTTGTTGATGGTGATTTGGTAGTAGCAGAATCACTTGCCATTCTTGATCATGTTGCGAGAAAATTTCCTGAAAAGAATCTATGGCCAAGTGACGAGCGTGTTCGTACGCTGGCTATGGCAGCTTCATGCGAAATGCTTGGCGGATTTTCAGCCATACGAAATCAGTGTCCTATGAATTTGCGTCGCCCAATCAAGAGGCTTGAGCAAGATGCGGCACTTGCAAAAGATGTTGCTCGCATTGAAACGTTGTGGATTGAGAACTTAAACAAGTTTGGCGGTGATTTTCTGTTTGGCAAATTTTCCATCGCGGATGCAATGTTTGCACCTGTTGTCAATCGATTAGAAGTCTATGCTCTTACGAGTAATGTTCAGATTCGTGCATATATGGAGCGGGTGAAATCGCTTGCCGCTTGGCAAGAATGGGAGGCTGCTGGTATAAAAGAGCCATGGATCGTAGAGGAAGACGAAGCCTAA
- the mtgA gene encoding monofunctional biosynthetic peptidoglycan transglycosylase, translated as MAKAKKVTKKKIKAKAVKPAQVSWRQRLKRWLWRLLFVILIILLLPYLLVLLYRFEFIHPVSTLMLGELMSGRSYERQWVELEDVAPVMVQSVIMSEDGQYCAHSGVDWDALSIIVEETLENGSPSRGASTISMQVSKNLFLTSWRSPIRKMLEIPLALFSDMFWGKPRMIELYLNSAEWGHGIYGVEAAAQSYFGRSAEKLTRKQAALLTVALPNPILRNPANPSKGLRRLASRIETRSKQSGAYIKCIYP; from the coding sequence TTGGCAAAAGCAAAGAAAGTAACAAAGAAGAAGATCAAAGCTAAGGCTGTGAAGCCAGCTCAAGTCTCTTGGCGTCAACGCTTAAAGCGATGGCTTTGGCGGTTGTTGTTCGTGATATTAATTATATTGCTGTTGCCGTATCTTCTTGTATTGCTTTATCGGTTTGAGTTTATCCATCCTGTTTCCACTTTAATGCTAGGTGAACTGATGTCTGGCCGCAGCTATGAACGACAATGGGTTGAGCTAGAAGATGTAGCCCCGGTCATGGTTCAGTCTGTCATTATGAGCGAAGATGGCCAATATTGCGCCCATTCAGGTGTAGATTGGGATGCGCTCAGTATTATCGTTGAAGAAACATTGGAAAATGGCTCTCCGTCCCGCGGTGCCAGCACAATTTCCATGCAAGTTTCGAAGAATCTGTTTCTCACCTCTTGGCGATCTCCCATTCGTAAGATGTTGGAGATACCGCTGGCACTTTTCTCAGATATGTTCTGGGGGAAGCCGCGTATGATCGAACTCTATCTCAATTCTGCTGAATGGGGACATGGTATTTACGGAGTTGAGGCGGCTGCGCAAAGTTATTTTGGGCGGTCTGCGGAAAAGCTCACGCGTAAACAAGCTGCGCTTCTCACAGTAGCACTCCCCAATCCAATCTTGCGAAACCCTGCTAATCCTTCGAAAGGATTGCGACGTTTAGCTAGCAGGATCGAAACGCGCTCAAAACAATCTGGTGCATATATCAAATGTATTTATCCATAG